A single window of Dendropsophus ebraccatus isolate aDenEbr1 chromosome 5, aDenEbr1.pat, whole genome shotgun sequence DNA harbors:
- the SLN gene encoding sarcolipin, with the protein MERSTQELFLNFMIVLITVLLMWILVKSYQS; encoded by the coding sequence ATGGAGCGTTCAACTCAGGAGCTGTTCCTTAACTTTATGATTGTCCTGATCACTGTCCTCCTCATGTGGATTCTTGTGAAATCCTACCAAAGCTAA
- the LOC138793455 gene encoding sarcolipin-like: MERSTQELFLNFMIVLITVLLMWLLVKSYME; this comes from the coding sequence ATGGAGCGATCCACACAAGAGCTCTTCCTCAACTTCATGATCGTGTTGATCACCGTGCTGCTGATGTGGCTTTTGGTCAAGTCTTACATGGAATAA